The Humulus lupulus chromosome 3, drHumLupu1.1, whole genome shotgun sequence genome window below encodes:
- the LOC133823237 gene encoding 4-alpha-glucanotransferase DPE2 yields the protein MANLGLFVGTKCVNVRFRLPYYTQWGQSLVVCGSEPVLGAWNVKKGLLLSPVREGDELLWCGTIAIPKDFVSEYSYYVVDDNKNVLRSEMGKKRKLLLPEGIQDGILLELHDLWLIGADALSFTSAFKDVIFRSRCTLKVQRHLGLIKNKLDNEDSVIVHFKICCPNIEEDTSIYVIGSSIKLGQWKIDGGLKLSYSGESIWHVDCVLPKSHFPIKYKYCKYRNAGNFSLETGSTRDLSLESSNAKLRYVVRSDGMLRETPWRGAGVAIPMFSIRSEADLGVGEFLDLKLLVDWAVESGFHLVQLLPINDTSVHGMWWDSYPYSSLSVCALHPLYLRVQALSGSIPQDIKVEIEKAKEQLDGKVVDYEATMATKLAIAKKVFALEKELILNSSSFQNFFSENEDWLKPYAAFCFLRDFFETSDHSQWGRFSYFSKEKLAKLVSKDSLHYDVICFHYYIQYHLHLQLSEAADYAREEGVILKGDLPIGVDRNSVDTWVYPNLFRMNTSTGAPPDYFDKNGQNWGFPTYNWEEMSKDNYAWWRSRLTQMAKYFTAYRIDHILGFFRIWELPEHAVTGLAGKFRPSIPLSQEELEQEGIWDFDRLSRPYIKQQFLQDKFGVSWPVIASTFLNEYQKNRYEFKEDCNTEKWIAFKLKSLSDKFLLENENKTRLDLFDLLRNIVLVRDPDDPTKFYPRFNLEDTSSFQDLDEHSKNVLKRLYYDYYFHRQETLWRQNALKTLPVLLNSSDMLACGEDLGLIPSCVHPVMQELGLIGLRIQRMPNEPGLEFGIPSQYSYMTVCAPSCHDCSTMRAWWEEDDERRRRYFKTVVGSYMLPPDRCVPEIAHFIIKQHVDAPSMWAIFPLQDLLALKEKYTTRPAAEETINDPTNPKHYWRFRVHVTLESLIKDNELITTIKDLVRGSGRSYPGGQTETQAKQELSVSSTEKQPVANGKEKIPVVSQGAPQKDLAVG from the exons ATGGCCAACCTGGGATTGTTTGTTGGGACCAAATGCGTGAATGTGAGATTCAGACTACCATATTATACACAATGGGGTCAAAGCTTGGTGGTTTGTGGGTCTGAACCTGTGCTTGGTGCGTGGAATGTGAAGAAGGGTCTGTTACTGAGTCCTGTTCGTGAAGGCGATGAGCTTCTTTGGTGTGGGACTATTGCGATTCCTAAAGACTTTGTAAGTGAATACAGTTACTATGTGGTGGATGATAATAAAAATGTGCTGAGGTCCGAGATGGGAAAGAAGCGTAAATTGTTACTGCCTGAGGGAATTCAAGATGGTATCTTATTGGAGTTGCATGATCTTTGGCTG ATTGGTGCTGATGCACTTTCTTTCACAAGTGCCTTCAAAGATGTCATATTCCGCTCAAGGTGCACACTTAAGGTACAAAGGCATCTAGGATTAATTAAGAATAAATTGGACAATGAAG ATTCTGTTATTGTTCATTTCAAAATCTGCTGTCCAAATATAGAAGAAGACACATCA ATTTATGTTATTGGTAGCTCCATCAAGCTGGGGCAATGGAAGATTGACGGTGGACTTAAACTGAGCTATTCTGGGGAATCAATCTGGCATGTGGACTGTGTGTTGCCAAAGTCTCATTTCCCAATAAA ATATAAGTACTGTAAATACAGAAATGCAGGAAACTTTTCTTTGGAAACTGGTTCTACTCGAGACCTCTCTCTTGAATCTTCAAATGCGAAACTAAGATATGTAGTCCGTTCAGATGGCATGTTGCGA GAAACGCCTTGGCGGGGTGCTGGTGTTGCAATCCCCATGTTTTCTATTAGATCAGAAGCTGATCTTGGAGTTGGAGAGTTTCTTGACCTAAAGTTACTAGTTGATTGGGCTGTCGAGTCAGGGTTCCATCTCGTTCAACTTTTACCAATTAATGATACTTCAGTTCATGGAATGTGGTGGGATTCATATCCCTACAG CTCACTTTCAGTGTGTGCTTTGCATCCTTTGTACTTGAGAGTCCAAGCACTTTCAGGGAGCATACCTCAGgatattaag GTAGAGATTGAAAAGGCAAAAGAACAACTAGATGGCAAG GTTGTCGATTATGAAGCCACCATGGCCACTAAACTTGCAATTGCCAAGAAAGTTTTTGCACTAGAGAAGGAGTTGATACTTAACTCCAGTTCCTTTCAGAATTTTTTTTCTGAGAATGAG GATTGGTTAAAACCATATGCAGCCTTCTGTTTTTTGCGTGACTTCTTTGAAACATCAGATCATAGCCAGTGGGGTCGCTTCTCTtatttttcaaaagaaaag CTTGCGAAACTCGTCTCTAAGGACAGCTTGCACTATGATGTTATCTGCTTCCATTATTATATTCAATATCATCTACACTTACAG TTGTCAGAAGCTGCAGATTATGCGAGAGAAGAAGGAGTAATATTGAAAGGAGACCTACCTATTGGTGTTGACAGAAACAGTGTAGATACCTGGGTTTATCCAAACTTGTTCCGCATGAACACATCTACAGGAGCTCCTCCAGATTATTTTGACAAAAATGGACAGAATTGGGGATTTCCTACTTATAATTGGGAGGAAATGTCAAAAGATAACTATGCTTGGTGGCGATCTCGTTTAACACAG ATGGCAAAATACTTCACTGCTTACAGAATTGATCATATATTGGGCTTCTTTAGGATTTGGGAGCTACCGGAGCATGCTGTGACTGGACTAGCAGGAAAATTCAGACCTTCCATCCCTCTAAGTCAGGAAGAATTAGAGCAAGAGGGAATATGGGATTTTGATCGCTTAAGCAGGCCATATATTAAGCAGCAATTCTTACAG GATAAGTTCGGAGTTTCTTGGCCTGTTATTGCTTCAACTTTTCTGAATGAATATCAGAAGAACCGATATGAG TTCAAGGAAGACTGTAACACAGAGAAATGGATTGCCTTCAAGCTCAAGTCACTTTCAGATAAGTTTTTATTAGAGAATGAGAATAAGACACGGCTTGATCTCTTTGATCTTCTACGG aATATCGTTCTTGTTAGAGATCCAGATGATCCAACGAAATTTTATCCCCGCTTCAATCTAGAAGATACTTCAAGTTTTCAGGATTTGGACGAGCACAG CAAAAATGTTCTGAAAAGATTGTATTATGACTACTATTTCCATCGGCAAGAAACTCTCTGGCGGCAGAATGCTTTGAAGACTTTGCCGGTTCTCCTGAACTCATCAGATATGCTTGCCTGTGGGGAAGATCTGGGTCTTATTCCTTCTTGTGTTCATCCT GTTATGCAAGAACTAGGGTTAATAGGTTTACGCATCCAACGCATGCCCAATGAACCTGGTTTGGAGTTTGGTATTCCTTCTCAATACAGCTACATGACG GTGTGTGCTCCATCTTGCCATGACTGTTCGACCATGCGTGCTTGGTGGGAGGAAGATGATGAAAGACGACGACGATATTTTAAAACTGTTGTTGGCTCTTACATGTTGCCGCCGGATCGATGTGTTCCTGAAATTGCACATTTCATCATAAAGCAACACGTCGATGCTCCATCAATGTGGGCCATTTTCCCGCTTCAG GATTTGTTGGCTTTGAAGGAAAAATACACAACGCGACCTGCAGCAGAGGAAACTATCAATGACCCTACAAACCCTAAGCATTATTGGAGATTCC GTGTTCATGTGACCTTGGAATCTTTGATCAAGGATAATGAACTGATAACAACCATCAAAGATCTTGTACGTGGGAGTGGAAGGTCATATCCTGGGGGACAAACCGAAACTCAAGCAAAGCAGGAATTATCAGTTTCCTCCACAGAGAAGCAGCCTGTTGCCAATGGGAAGGAAAAGATCCCTGTAGTATCACAAGGAGCTCCACAGAAAGATCTGGCTGTTGGCTGA
- the LOC133825159 gene encoding uncharacterized mitochondrial protein AtMg00810-like produces the protein MTSSSGSVPKGIFISQRSYALQILEDFGYLGCKPTSTPMEPNLKLTQESSDILDNPQFYRCIIGKLQYLTITRPDLFYSFNKLSQFLSASRVPHLKASQRLLQYVKESSGLGIFFSANSDVKLKAYMDSDWGAYQGTRRSTTGFYVFLGNSLISWKSKKHQTISRSSAEA, from the coding sequence atgacatCATCAAGTGGCTCGGTCCCTAAAGGAATTTTCATTTCTCAAAGATCTTATGCTCTACAAATTTTGGAGGACTTTGGCTATTTGGGATGCAAGCCAACTAGTACTCCTATGGAACCCAACTTGAAGTTGACTCAAGAATCTAGTGACATTTTAGATAATCCTCAGTTCTACAGGTGTATCATTGGGAAGTTGCAGTACCTAACCATAACTAGACCAGATTTATTTTACTCATTTAACAAGCTAAGTCAGTTTCTTTCTGCATCACGAGTTCCTCATTTGAAAGCTTCCCAAAGATTACTGCAATATGTCAAAGAGAGTTCTGGTTTAGGCATCTTCTTTTCTGCAAATTCTGATGTTAAGCTTAAGGCCTACATGGATTCAGATTGGGGAGCATATCAGGGTACTAGAAGATCAACTACTGGCTTCTATGTTTTCCTTGGGAACTCATTGATATCTTGGAAAAGTAAGAAGCATCAAACAATTTCAAGGTCCTCGGCTGAAGCATAA